The sequence AGGCCGGTTGGGGCGGGCATTGCTCACCTCTTACGTGCGTGCCGCCACTGCTGCGGATGCGCCGCCGCCTGCCCCATATCCGGTGCAGCGCGGCCTGACCGCAGCGATGCGCCAGGCAGCGGCGCGCGACAACCGTCTGGCATCGATGCAGGCCTGGGCAGGCCAATCGGCATGGATGGCGCCCGCGCAGCCGGCCGGTGAACTGGTCACGCAGTGGTGGACGCAGGCGCAGGCGCTGTTATGTCGCTGATCTTCTGCAACGGCGCACCGGCGAGCGTGCAGCAGCTCGGTGCTGCGGCGCTGATCAACTACGGCCACTTCACCACGCTGCAAGTGCGCGACGGTGCCACGCTGGGGCTGGACCTGCATTTGCAGCGTCTGCAGGAAGGCAGCCGCGCGCTGTTTGGTCAGGAGCTGGAAGCGGATCGGCTGCGGGCGCAGTTGCATGCTGCATTGGTGGCATCGGCCATGGCCGATGCCAGCCTGCGCGTCACCGTGTTCGCGCCCGAGTACGATTTCCGCAATCCATTGCGCGAGGTCGCACTGGATGTGCTGGTCGCCATCTCGCCGCCAGCGGACATGCCGGAGACCGGGCTGCGCGTGCAGGTGACCGATTACGTGCGCGAGCGGCCGGAACTCAAGCATGTCGGTACCTTCCCATTGCTGCATCTGCGCCGCCTGGCCATGCAGGCCGACCACGACGATGTGGTGCTGCAGGATCAGCAGGGCAGGGTGCTGGAGGGGGCGTTCTGGAATCTGGGACTGTGGGAGCGCGGCGGGGTGGTCTGGCCGCAAGGGCCGGCGCTACTGGGGACCCGGCAGCAGTTGCTGCAGTCCGGGCTGAAGGCGCTGGGCATCGCCCAGGTCAGTCGCCCGGTGGAGCTGAGCGAGCTGGACCGTTTTGATGGCGCGTTCGCCTGCAATGCGCGCGGGCAGCAGGCCATCGTGGCGCTGGGGCCGGCACGTTGGGGTCCGCATGCGGCGCAGCTGCCGCTGCTGGAGCGGGCCCTGCAAACCCATGCCTGGCAAAGGATCTGAGCAATCTGCGGTGCCGGCGAAAGGTGGCTTGGCTTCGCTGCCGGAGCCCGCTATAATCGCTGGCTTACCGCGCCACTCTGGCGACTGGGCAAATCAGGAAAACGACACCATGGTCAAGATTCGACTGACCCGCGGCGGCGCCAAGAAGCGTCCGTTCTACCACATCATCGTGACCGACGTGCGCAGCGCGCGCGACGGCCGCAACATCGAGCGTCTGGGTTACTACAACCCGGTTGCGCAGGGCGCAGAACCGCGCATCGTGCTGGACGTTGCACGCGTCGACCATTGGGTCGGCCAGGGCGCACAGCTGACCGACAAGGTGCGCAACCTGTATCGCGAAGCATCCAAGTCCCAGGCCGCTGCGGCCTGATCTTGAGGGCCGGGCATCGCTGCCTGGCCCGGAGTCGACACAGATGAAGCCGACCGAGCGCCGCATCCTGTTAGGCAGGATTGTCGGCGCTTTTGGTGTCAAGGGCGAGCTGAAGCTCGAGTCCTGGACCGAGCCGCGCAGTGCGATCTTCCGGTATCAACCGTGGATCGTGCGTTCGCCGTCGGGGCAGGAAACCGTCGTGAGCGGCGTGCGTGGACGCGATCAGGGCAAGAATCTGATTGCGGTGTTCCCGGACGTGACCGACCGCGATACGGTCGAGGCCATGCACGGTACCGAGATCTACGTCGCCCGCAGCGCGTTGCCGCCACCCAATCCCGACGAATATTATTGGGTGGATCTGGAAGAACTGCAGGTGGAAACCGTCGAGGGCGTCAAGCTCGGCACGGTGTCGCATCTGTTTTCCACCGGGTCCAACGATGTGGTCGTCGTGCGCGGCGATCGCGAACGGATGATCCCGTTCGTGTTTCCCGAGTTCGTCAAATCGGTGGACTTCGAGGCCAATCTGATCGTGGTCGACTGGGACCCGGATTTCTGATCAAGGCGGTGCCTCGGCTTCGCTCTTGCTCTACCCACTTCCCCAATCCCGATTTCCGATTCTTACGTGCGCATCGACGTCATCAGCCTGTTCCCCGAGTTCATCGCGCAATGCGCGGCGTTCGGCGTGGTTGGGCGGGCGCAGGAGCGTGGCCTGCTGGAATTGCAGGGCTGGAATCCGCGCGAGCATGCGCAGGGCAATTACCGCCGCGTGGACGACCGCCCGTTCGGCGGCGGGCCCGGCATGGTGATGTTGATCGAGCCGTTGCGGGCCTGCCTGGACGCGGTACAAGCCGCCGATCCGCGGCCTGCACCGGTGATCTACCTCAGCCCGCAGGGGCGGCCGCTCACCCAGCCGCTCGCCCGCGAGCTGGCACAGTTGCCGCGCATGGTGCTGCTGTGCGGGCGCTATGAAGGGGTGGACGAGCGCTTCCTGGCGCAGGCAGTGGATATGGAAATCTCCATCGGCGACTACGTATTGTCCGGTGGCGAGTTGGGCGCCGCGGTCGTGGTGGATGTGGTGACGCGCTTGCAGGACGGGGTGTTGAACGACGCCGAATCTGCCGCGCAGGACAGTTTTGAAGGGCCACAGGGCCTGTTGGATTGCCCGCACTACAGCCATCCCTCGACCCATGCCTGGGGCGATGTGCCGGATGTTCTGCGGTCGGGTAACCACGCCGCCATCGCGCGCTGGCGCCGGCAGCAATCGCTGGGCCGGACTTGGTTGCGTCGCCCGGACCTGCTGGACGAGGGCGGGTTGGATAAGAACGATCGCCGCCTGCTGGACGAGTTTCGCCGCGAACTCGCCCGGGACGACGAGAAATGAGGGCTCACCCCTAGCTCTTGCAAGATTGATTGGGGTACAATATGCGGCTTGCTGGCCAGCCTTGCGTCTGGCCCTCTTACGAACCTCGAGCAATCGCCGTGCGGCGACTGCCGGTCCAATATCACCAGACACGCGGTGCCCATCATGAGCAAACTCAACAAGACCATCCTGGCTGACTTCGAAGCCGCCCAGATTCAGCGCAAGCTGCCGGAATTCAACCAGGGCGACACCGTTGTGGTGAACGTCAAGGTGAAGGAAGGCAACCGCGAGCGCGTGCAGGCCTATGAGGGCGTCGTGATCGGTACCAAGAATGCCGGCCTGAACTCGGCGTTCACCGTGCGCAAGATCTCGCACGGCTTCGGCGTCGAGCGTGTGTTCCAGACCCATAGCGCCATCATCGACTCGGTCGAAGTGAAGCGTCGCGGTAAGGTTCGCGCCGGCAAGCTTTACTACCTGCGTGGTCTGGAAGGCAAGGCTGCCCGCATCAAGGAAGATCTGGCCGCTGCTGCACAGGCCAAGGCCGCTCGCCAGGCTGCTGCCAAGGCCGAGTAAGCCACACGGGCAGGTCTTCGATCTGCCACTGCCAAACGGCCGCCTTTGGGCGGCCGTTTGCGTTTGGCGATGCAGTACAAGGGTGATGCGGGAGGTTGCGCGGGCCGTGGTAGCAGTTGTCCCAGGCTCGGTCGTGGATAGTCCTCTCAGGCGACGGGCTTCTTTCATTGGCATTCGCCGTCGGCAGACAGCAGGCAACGACATAGGCGGGGAGTTCGTGTACCGGGCCGATCGCTCTGATGCAGCAGGCGGGCAAAAATCGCTAACTCCTAACTCCTAACTCCTAACCGCGAAGTCGGCCGGCATGGCGTTTCGCGGTTCGACAGCTTCCCGCTCTAGAAGCGCTCACTCAACTGCTGTGTTCTTTCAAGGATTGAGGGTTCATGCGTTGAGCAGGATCGATCGCGGCATCCGTCGTGTGGCGATGGCTTGTTCAAGGCTGCCGTGTTTGCGCGGATGCGGTGATCGGAGCCGGGTCGGCGACTGGCGAAGCCGGGTGCGCGGGCACTTCAGCGGCGGCAGCCAATGCCGATGGATGCGCTGGCGTGGCCAGCATGCGCGCCTTGCGCCAGCCGCCCCAGCGGTAATACGCCAGCGACAGCAGCATCGAGCAGGTGGAGCTGATCGGGAAGCTCCACCACACCGCATCAGCCCCAAAATGCGGGATCAACAGGTTGGCCAAGGGCACGCGCACGCCCCATAGCGAAAACGCCAGGATCAACAATGGCGGGATTACCGCGCCGGTGGCGCGCACCACGCCCGACACCACGAAGCTGACGCCGAATAACAGGAACGACCAGATCGCGATGTGGTTGAGGTGCCGCGCGACCTCCAACGTGGCGCTGCCTTCGGGCAGAAACAGGGCCAGGGTCCAGCGGTCGAACCCGATCAACAACGCAATCAGCAGGCCGGTCATCAGGAAGTTGGCGGCGATGCCGGTGCGTGCAATGGCATCCACGCGCGACCACAGGCCGGCACCCACATTCTGGGCGGCCATCGAAGAACAGGCGGCGCCGACGGCCATGGCCGGCATTTGCACGTAATTCCATAGCTGCAGCCCGGCACCGAACGCGGCGGCGGTGTCGGTGCCGAAGCCGTTCACCAGCGACAGCATCGCAATCATCGCCAGCGAGATCATCACCATCTGCAGGCCCATCGGCACGCCCTTGACGATGAGTGCGCGCAGGATGGCAGGGTCGATCCGGAACAGGTGCAGGTCACGCCGCCCCAGCCACAGCATATGACGTTTCTTGCGCAAATAGATCAGCAGGCCGGCCAGCGCAGCCACCTGCGCAATGAGCGTGGCCCAGGCCGCGCCGGCAATGCCCAGTGCAGGAAACGGGCCGATGCCGAACAGCAGCAAAGGGTTGAATACGATATCCAGCAGCACCGACAGCAAGAGAAAGCGAAACGGCGTGCGCGCATCGCCGGTGCCGCGCAATGCCGCCGACAGAAAGGCAAACAGATACAGCGTTGGCATCGCCAGGAAGATCACCCGCAGGTAGTCTTCGGCCAGCGCCT comes from Xanthomonas vesicatoria ATCC 35937 and encodes:
- a CDS encoding aminotransferase class IV family protein encodes the protein MSLIFCNGAPASVQQLGAAALINYGHFTTLQVRDGATLGLDLHLQRLQEGSRALFGQELEADRLRAQLHAALVASAMADASLRVTVFAPEYDFRNPLREVALDVLVAISPPADMPETGLRVQVTDYVRERPELKHVGTFPLLHLRRLAMQADHDDVVLQDQQGRVLEGAFWNLGLWERGGVVWPQGPALLGTRQQLLQSGLKALGIAQVSRPVELSELDRFDGAFACNARGQQAIVALGPARWGPHAAQLPLLERALQTHAWQRI
- the rpsP gene encoding 30S ribosomal protein S16, translated to MVKIRLTRGGAKKRPFYHIIVTDVRSARDGRNIERLGYYNPVAQGAEPRIVLDVARVDHWVGQGAQLTDKVRNLYREASKSQAAAA
- the rimM gene encoding ribosome maturation factor RimM (Essential for efficient processing of 16S rRNA); this translates as MKPTERRILLGRIVGAFGVKGELKLESWTEPRSAIFRYQPWIVRSPSGQETVVSGVRGRDQGKNLIAVFPDVTDRDTVEAMHGTEIYVARSALPPPNPDEYYWVDLEELQVETVEGVKLGTVSHLFSTGSNDVVVVRGDRERMIPFVFPEFVKSVDFEANLIVVDWDPDF
- the trmD gene encoding tRNA (guanosine(37)-N1)-methyltransferase TrmD, with translation MRIDVISLFPEFIAQCAAFGVVGRAQERGLLELQGWNPREHAQGNYRRVDDRPFGGGPGMVMLIEPLRACLDAVQAADPRPAPVIYLSPQGRPLTQPLARELAQLPRMVLLCGRYEGVDERFLAQAVDMEISIGDYVLSGGELGAAVVVDVVTRLQDGVLNDAESAAQDSFEGPQGLLDCPHYSHPSTHAWGDVPDVLRSGNHAAIARWRRQQSLGRTWLRRPDLLDEGGLDKNDRRLLDEFRRELARDDEK
- the rplS gene encoding 50S ribosomal protein L19; the encoded protein is MSKLNKTILADFEAAQIQRKLPEFNQGDTVVVNVKVKEGNRERVQAYEGVVIGTKNAGLNSAFTVRKISHGFGVERVFQTHSAIIDSVEVKRRGKVRAGKLYYLRGLEGKAARIKEDLAAAAQAKAARQAAAKAE
- a CDS encoding MATE family efflux transporter encodes the protein MPKSAVLTEGPIGKSLLLFALPIMAGNIAQSLNGSVNAIWIGRYLGEEALTAAANANSIMFFLIGSVFGIGMASTILIGQAMGARDIAQARKVMGTSASFFGGLSAVIAVVGWFLAPHLLTAMGTPAASQALAEDYLRVIFLAMPTLYLFAFLSAALRGTGDARTPFRFLLLSVLLDIVFNPLLLFGIGPFPALGIAGAAWATLIAQVAALAGLLIYLRKKRHMLWLGRRDLHLFRIDPAILRALIVKGVPMGLQMVMISLAMIAMLSLVNGFGTDTAAAFGAGLQLWNYVQMPAMAVGAACSSMAAQNVGAGLWSRVDAIARTGIAANFLMTGLLIALLIGFDRWTLALFLPEGSATLEVARHLNHIAIWSFLLFGVSFVVSGVVRATGAVIPPLLILAFSLWGVRVPLANLLIPHFGADAVWWSFPISSTCSMLLSLAYYRWGGWRKARMLATPAHPSALAAAAEVPAHPASPVADPAPITASAQTRQP